The window CCGGTAATCATTTATGCACCCAGTTTCCAAGCTTCCTCCATTGAAAACTTTGCGCTTTGCGAATACTTGGCAAGCCATGGTTTTGTGGTGATATCCAGTCCAAGCAGGGGAACTGAAACCCGTTGGTTCAGTAATAACAATGCTAAAGAAATGGAGACCCAAGCCAGAGATGTGGAGTATTTGATCAAGGAGATAAGTAAGTATCCTGTTGCGGATGATGATATTGCTATTATGGGTTTTAGCTTTGGCGGCCTGTCCAATATCCTGGTGCAGACACGTAATGACAAGGTAAAGGCCGTTGTCAGTTTGGACGGTACTGAAAGATACCAGTATGGACTACTTACCCAGTCACCGTTTTTCGATGCCTTTAAAATGGATGTCCCCTATATGCACATGGCTCAAAAGGACATTCCTGAAATTGTCCTGAAAGAAGACAAGATTGACGCTGCGCTGAACACCGAATTCAAATTGTACGATAGCATAACAAAAAGCAAAGTGTATCGGTTAAAGTTCCACAACCTGAGCCATACCCATTTTAGTACGCTGGGCGTTCTTTTTGCCGAGAGGGACAAGAGGCAGGATAAAAGCGATCCAGAAATAATGGAATCTTACAAATGGGTCGCTAGGTACACACTGCAATTCTTGGAAGCTACTTTAAAAGGGGATAAGAATGCCTTACAGTACATCGATAACGATCCGCAGTACAATGGAGCTGCGGATGGCTTGATAACGCTACAAATCAAGCGGCCAGAAAAAGAGGCGTACACCTTTCAGGATTTCCATGAGCTGGCCTCAAAAAAGAATTACAAAAACTTGGTTCAACTCCACGACTCTATCCTAAAAAACCATCCTTCGTTCAAAATTCCCGAAGGCAATTTGAACACGCTCGGCCTACAACTTGTTTTCAATCCAAAAACATCCGATCAAGGCATAAAGGTTTTTCTTTTGGGGACAAAACTCTATCCCAATTCCGCCAATCTTTATGATAGTTTGGCTGAGGGCTATCTATTTATGGGAAATGACAAAAAGGCAATTGAAAGCTTTGAAAGGTCTTTGGAGTTGAATCCACAAAATCAGAATGCCATCAACCGATTGGAGCAGTTAAAGAAATAAAGCTAATTGATTGAAGGGCAAATAACTTATTGGAAAACACGACTGCCTAAAATCACCACACAGATTGCCAAAATTCATAATAACTGATTTCTTAATTCTTGTTTTAACTCAATTGTTTAATACTGCGTATATTGGAAGTATGATTGAATATGGCATAAGTGTAAAAAATGATGATTCGAGGCGTCTTATCCTGACCATTATATCACTATTTCTTTCAATCAACATGTTTTTTGCGCAGAATGAAGAGGAAAAACTTGCTGATATCATCGATTATCTTAGAGAGTTATCCTATCCTGAGTTTTCTGGCGTGGTCTTACTTGCAAAGGGGGATAACGTTCTATTTAAAAAGGCTTATGGGTATTCAAGTATAGAGTATGAAGAAAAAAATACTGTCAATACATTATTCAATATTGCCTCAATAACAAAAACAATGACAGCCGTGGCGGCCCTTCAATTGGTCGATAAAGGTCTATTGGATTTAGATACTCCAGTAGGTGAGTATTTACCAGATTATCCTAACTATTTCGATTTTTGTAATTTCATTTTAAATATGACTCTTTGATGAATAGGTCAGCTTCAAAATCCACAAAAAAAGAACTGGTAATTTGGATAGAATCCCTCAACGATGATTCAATTATTGCGCTATTACATTCTATAAAACTTTCCAGTGAAGGAAAGTCTGGTGACTGGTGGGATGAAATTACAGAAAGTGATCGGGTAAACATTCTCTCTGGCATAAGAGACCTTGAACAAGGACAGACAATGAACTCAAAAGAGTTTTGGAAGGAGATTGCCAATGGGTAATATTTGTGAAGTCACCTGGACAAAAAAGTCCGTTTCCAACGCATTGGAAATCAAATCACACCTTAATCGCAAGTTCGGCAAAAAGGATGACCCAGTCTGGTTTGAGAAACTTTTAAAGCAATTTGAGAAAACCGTGTTTCATTTCCCAACGCTTTATCCAAAATCACATAAACTTAAATCCTTACGACGCGCTGTAATACACAAAAACATTACCATCTATTATCTGGTCGAAAAAGAAAGGATTACAGTCATTTCGATGAAGGATAATTGATAACTTTAAACAAGTGGGCAAAAAAACTAATGTGATAATAGACGAAAACATATTGAAAACATATCACTGGAAAATAATACTATACTTGCTGGTTCTTTTATGGATATGCCTATCCATTTTAAGCTGCAGCAAGGATGAGTGCCGTGAAGAGAAAAAAGAAAATTGTGCAGTAACTTTTGAAATCAACCCCGTTTGTGGGTGCAATGGTGTTACTTACGAAAACCCATCAACAGCCGAGTGTAATGGCATCAAGGACTATACAATGGGCTCATGCAACTAGGTTTTTTGACCGTATAGTAAGCGAAGCGAAGTCTTTTTTTTAAATAGCTGTGTGCCAAGTAATTTGTATGGATTGCCTTAGTTAGCCTATTTTTACTTGAATTAGTTTTGATTCATTGAATCGAGCACGAACCCAATCCAAATGATCAATGAAAAAAATTGTGCCTTTGATTATAATGGCTTTTATGTTGTCTAATTGCTCCGAAAATGATGGCGGTATAGACTGCGCGCTTTTTGATCCTGGCTTCCCTTCGTTGTATGTCAGACTGATCGATCAAAATGGAGATAATCTAATTGGGAACGGAACCATTGACCCGAACGAAATAATACTCCTAAAAGGATTGGGCTACAGATACAATCCGCCCAATGAATTTGCAGTTCAAGATTCCGATATCAGGAAGTTCGACAATACAATCAAGCTGTATATCCCGAATGAGTCTACTTTTCAATATATCATTAAACTGAACGAAACTGATGTTGTTACCTTGGATATTTCTGCTCAACGAAAAAATATCCCCTGCGATCTTTTTTATTATATTCCAACAGGGATATTGCAGAATAACAAAGAACTCCAAATAGAGGAAGTTTTCACCTTGGAATTTATAGCAGAAATTACAATTTAAAAATCATGTACATGGAACAATCGGTCCATTTAAATTGCGACTCGTTTGTGGTGGCGATGTTAGAAACACCCCAAAATATATTCAGAGATGGTAAAAAAGCGAACTGAGCACATAATTCATGCAGATGAAGTCGAAATAGGTCCACTCCAATTGCAATTGATGCTCGGGTCCTCGTACAAAAAAGCGATTGAACTATGCGTAAACAGCATTTTTTGTAACTGTGGGTCAAAAGACAAACGTCTGGTTAATTACAAAAGCTATATCAACGACTTAAACGATGTCATTCTAAAGGGCTGGTGTAGTTCTTGTAATACCATCGCAGCAAGATATATAGAAACTGGTGAACGTGAAGGTATTGAAGCCATTGCGGATAGAATAAGACATACCAATCAAAAATAACCTTATATACTTGACCAGTAAAACGGTTTGAAGATGAACATCTTACTCGTGAATCTCATTTTTATGATACCTAAAAAAGAAGATGTCTTTTTGTTGATTAGAGCCCCTAAAAATAGTAAAGGAAGGTGAAATTAACCTTATGTGTTGGTGCTGAAAAACTTCTGTAAACTACCTGCTCAATCTTATAGCCTTGAACTTCATGACTTTTGATGTTTCATATCCTATGTTTAATATATTCCCATCTATTGCATAATTCATTATAAATGCTTCCCGACTCGAGTCATAGGTCGAAGCGATGGTCTGATAAAAACGCATCCCCCACTCACTTTCGGCTACTTCGGTTCCATTCAGCGAAAGAAATGTCAAACTACCTGTACCCGAAGCATACTCCCCGAAAAAAGTGTTCCGTGCCGTTGAACCATCAAATTCATCTTCCTTAAACGTGATTCGGATAACATCTCCCCTGTTAGGGGTATTTATATTTTCTCCCGTACTTTCATTGAAGTACGAAACCAACTCCCAAGAACCTATTAGCGTTACATTGGTCACCACATCATCATCACTGCATCCTAAACAGAAAAAAAGCATCAGAAGAATAGCTAAATACCTGACTGACATAACAATAAATTTATAGTAATATACAATTTTAACATAGACATCCCTTCGTTAAATCATCACAATTTTTAATTCCTTATGTTTGAGTGGCCTGAATTTTATTTCTAAACCATTTGGAATAACGATCAAACAATATTTTGAGGAATCGGTAAAGTGCAGTATGTTTTATTAAATCAAATGATAAAATTGGCCGTAACCAATCATCGAAACCAACCTTGATATAGGAATGACCATGAAAAAAAAACGTGCAAACTCGGAACACTACATTTGGGGAGAAAATTGCCATGGTTGGCATCTATTGAAAAATGACCGATTGAGTATCATAGAAGAGTCCATGCCTCCCAATACTTCTGAGGTGAAGCATTACCATAACAAAGCTCAGCAATTCTTTTATATTCTAAGGGGTAGTGCAGTTTTTGAGTTGGACAATACAACTCTGCATATTGGCGAACGGGAAGGGATACATATCGGAAGCCAAGTTATCCACCAAATTCGAAACGAGGGCAGCACAAATTTGGAATTTATTGTAATCTCAGAGCCCACATCTAAAGGTAATCGGGTAATCATAGAACAGACCAAAACCAAACAACAATCCTAAGCAAAAAAGGTCAGTTATTCCCGAACTTCTCCAACGCGGCGAGGATAGGCCCCAAAGACTTACCCTTTTCCGTGAGGGCATAATTCACCTCGGGTGGAAAGCCGTTTGTTTCACGTCTTTTGATGATGCCCTTGGACTCCATTTGCCGTAAATGGTCTGCAAGTACTTTTTTAGAAACTCTAGGCATCGATCGCCAGAGGTCGTTGAACCTGAATTCCCCATAGTGGAACAAATAATGCAAGATCATGGGTTTCCATTTTCCCGAAAGCATGGTCAATGCCTTCTTTAATCCACAATTCTCAAAATCCTTGTAGTCCATCGCTGGTTTATCCATAAAACAAAGTTACCTAAAAGTAACCTTCTTGCTCATTTATAAAGACTCAGCTAGGTTTACCAAAATAAAGATGACGTCCCTTAGATACTAATGGAGCTGAGGCGGACTTTAATGAATAAAATGATTAAACCCTATCCTATGCACATACAGTTATGGCGCAATGCCACCATCCAGATTGCAGTCGGAAAAACCAACATACTGATCGACCCCATGCTGGGAGAAAAAGGAGCGGTCGGTCCTTTTCCCTTTACCAATGATCAACGTGAAAATCCATTGGTCCCCTTGCCCTTCTCTGAAGAGAAACTTAGAAAAAAACTGAAATGCATTGATGCCGTCTTTGTTTCGCATCTGCATCCGGACCACTGGGATGAGGCAGCCATTCGTTTAATCGAGAAGACAACCACAATCATATGCCCTGAACCTTTGGCAAAAACCATAGCTTCTTATGGCTTTCAAAAGATTATTACGCTCAATGATCAAATGGTCCTGGATGATATCCAACTCCACCTGACCAACGGACAGCATGGTACTGGTGACATAGGGAAACATATGGGCCAAGTGAATGGAATCATACTTGAGCACCATAATCTTAAACTCTATATCGCAGGGGATACCATATGGTGCCCTGAGGTTAAGAAAGCTATAACCGAACACCGCCCCCAACACATCATTGTGGCAGGGGGTGCGGCTACCTTCGCCATAGGAGACCCCGTTACCATGACCGGAAAAGATATCAAGGCTCTTTGTGAACATGCTTCTAAGGCATCCATTTGGATAACCCATATGGAGGCGGTAAGTCCATGCAGGGAGAATAGGGCCATGCTTACCGAATATCTAAAGTACCATGGGCTTTTGAATCAGTGCAAGGTATTGGCCGATGGGGAGAAAGTAGCGCTAAATTAAACAGAGTTTCTACTTGAAAAAGTCTCAGTGAAAAGGCCATACCTTTTTCAACCTGGCCCCTCCTAGGGTTGTAGACCTATTTTATCGGAAACAACCCTATCACATAAGGCGCTAACTTAAGCAGTACGGGAGTTTAATAATGTAAAAAATCGAATCACAACCCCCAAAAAGTGCTTTGGAAAACCCATATCCAAGGGTTTAATGACGAGTAAAAACCTTCGGTTCAAATATCCTATTTGGTCCCTTGCTTTGCCATTTAATATTAGAGCCCTTAGCACGCCCATGGTACCTTTTACCCTTTAGCAGCAGTTTGCGACTGCCACTTTTTTCCTGTAGCTCTATCATTAGACGCTCCCTACCAATCAAAGTAAACTTGGGTACCACATATACAAAACGCTCCACATGGCCTACCTTGACGATGGAAGGCTTTTTATAACCGTAAAGTGGTTCCAGGGAAAGTTTCTGATAGGAGGATTTCTTTCTTGGATTCCCATGCACCTTAAACAGCTGGACAAAATCCACCTCAAAATCGATATCGGACTTATTTTCTATCTCAAGGACGATATAGGTTTCCCTGCCAAAATAGGCCACATCACGAAGTCGAAGAACCATGCCATCTTTACGTTTGGCCTTGAACACGGTGGTATTTCGTTCCATAAAATAGCGGCTGGCCTTGCTATACTGAAGACTGTCCGCTAGTGTAACTGTTTGGAATCTTCTTCTTTTCTTTTGGGCCATTTCATCCTTACGCTTTTCGGGCAGGACATTGCCAATAGCCTCGCTCTTATTGACAAACCGATGTTTTTCCTCCAATGGTTTACGATATACCAGATAATAGGAATAGGCCAGCCCATCCTCGGTCACCACTAGCAGATTGCTGTCATCACCCTGATTACCTTGCAAAAGCCCTACCCTTTCTGGAGTTTCTTGATTATATCCCAGCGTATAATTGGAATGCCCGGTGACAGCTCGTGATATCGGCTTTGGGAATATCAGGGGCAACACATGGGTATCGTTGACATATAAAGTGTCCGTTTGGCCATAGAGCGTAGCAAGTGAGAAAAAAAGTATCGGTAAATATGGATATATTTTCATAGGGTTTGATTTTCTGATTTGAGTATGAGTTGATAGCCATCATGAACGGTCACCCGCACGGTACGATTGGAGCGTCGGAACACCTGTTTGATGCCTCCCAATTGAGGCATACCAGGAAGGCTGATATCCTGAACGGCATCGTCCAGCACCTCTCGTGTTGCTTCTTCGCGATAACTGTTCTCCACATAGATGCCCTCTCCCCCGTCCATGGTATCGTAGGCCTTTAAACGGACAGGATGCTGGCCAATATGGTCAATGGACAGAAAGACCCTATTGGCCCGAAACGAAACAAATCCATAGAGCAGGGTGTTTCGTGTAAAATATCTGCCATTGATATCCATGTCCTCATTAAGCCGCAGTTCCAGACGGTTTTTGGCCCGTACCCGTTGCTCACCGTTAACTATGGCCCTAATAGCAACGGGAGGATGTACACTATCTTTTTGTATTGGTCTGGAGCCAAAAAAAGCGGTATGGGCCTTGGAAAAGTCGATGGGTTTTGGTTCTGGCTTTGGGTCGGAGTTTTCCGTTTGGATATCCACTATTGGTTGGGTCCTTGATTTTGGCTTACGGTAAGTGCCCGCCCCATAATCAATACGCCCCTCCCTATAGATGCTGTCCACGATACGCTGGCGCTGTTTCTCCTGTAATTCCGGGTCATATGCCCCGGTGGAATCGATATACTCTTCCCCGTACAGACTGGGCTTTGTCCGTTCGCGTTCGTCCTTGATGGCGTCAACGGCCTCTAGCTTTGAGCTGAACTCTTCTGGTTCCTCTACCAGTTCCGGCACCTTTGTTTGTCTTATCTCGTCATCTTTTGAAGGTTCCTCCAGCTGCAATGCATAGAGCATAATAAACCCACAAATGCTAACAAGCAGACCTATAAACAACAATTTGTTTCTATCCAGTTTCATCATGACATTAATTGTTTTCTGGTTCAAGTTGACGGAGGGAATCTTCAAAAAAGTCGGTAATCAACAATCCATGCGGATTGTTTGGAAAATTACGTTCCACTACAATGAGTTCGCCTGAGGTAACCAATTGGTAGCGGTCCATGACCGCTCCCCGATGGACCTCAAATATGGTCCTCGCCCTAAAACGATAAGGCTCCTTGTCCAAGTCCAGTTCAATGTCCACCTGTACAACCTGTTGCCGCAACGAAAACTGTAACAGTCGGTTGTAGACCCCATCCGATTTTTTTTGACGGTAAATGGCATCCACCGAAGCATCCCCTAGCCACAAGGCCTTATCCAAATGGTCGTGGTAATTGCTATCATCAATACCATAAAAAAGCCGGTGGAACAGATCAATATGGGCCAAAGCCTCCACCTCCCGTTTCTTTTCTTGGCCTACCAGTTCCAATGGCACTATCGTGCCATCGGCACCTATGGCAAAGGCAGCGTTCAATAATTTCTCCTGATAGTGGTACAGCAGTCCCATCGAAAGGCCGCTTGTTAATAGACAGAGAACGACCACCGCCAGAACAATAAAACGGTTCAAACGAAGGACATCAGTGATGTTTTTATATACTTTTTTCATAACGGTTTGTTTTCAAAGTGAATATGGTTTAAGCCCCCCCTGCAAAAAGCCGAAACGTAAAAGTCGTCGCCCGCTTATAGAGCTTGAACTTCAGCAGTACGATAAACCCTATCCCCGCAAGCTCGATCAAGGGGGCGAACAGCTCGCTGCCAAAGTCCGTTCCAAAGAGATTGGGCCAAAAATTATCCGTGATTTCTTGATAGAGGGCATTGACAAAGACATTGACCAAAAAGAAGGCCGGGACGATCATATATACCGCTGCATACAAGCGGAAGAAGCGATAGCCTATTTCCCTGAACCTTTCGAAGACCGCCATGCTAATGACCAAAGGGAAAAATCCCTGCATTACCCCAAGGATAAAATAGCGTTCGGCCAAAAAAAGCGGATAGATGAACAAATCCAGTACCCAAAGCACCAGACTCCCCGCCCAGGCCAAGGTCCTTAGCCCCATAAACGGGGTGGCCAGCCATTCGTACAATAGGCCCATGGCCTTGGTGGCTGCATCCAACAGACCTGCTTCTTCCTCAACTTCTACTTCCTGAAGTCCTAGTGGCAATAGTTCGGGTGCCGTATCCCTATATTGGCTCTCAATGGCCACCAAAATGGTGTCAAAGGCGCCCAGCACCTCTGTTGAGAACAATACGACCAATACCACCGCAAAATTCCGTATCAGATCACTGGGCGTAAGTCCCCAAGTGAGTCCTGTTTGTGTTGCGCCGCCCTCATAATACTTTTTGATGATATTGACCAAAAAGAATAGTATGGCCAAGGCCTTCATCCCACCAATCGTATAGGTGGCAAAACTGCTGTCCTTGATGGTCTGAAAGACCGCATCCACATATTCAAGTCCCATATCGTTCTAGTTTTAAAAGTTGGGCTTTCTATCCTTGATTATTGCTTGCATCTTCCGAAAGGAGATGACCATGTCGTACCGCTTTTTCCGGTGCTTGATATCGGCCAATATTTTTTGGGATTCCTCCCGTTGGGCCTCCAATATCGCCAGCCTTTCTGCGTCTGTCATATTCAAAAAATCATTGCTGAGCACCTGCCCCATAAAATCCAATTGGTCCAGGGAATGTTCCATGATTCCGTTGAAGGCATTGGATATGGTCTCGATTTCATCGCCATGGATATAGGGTGAATTCAAGACTTCTCTCAAATCGTCCCGGACCATCTCAAAAAGTCGTTCGTTGTTGCGGGTGATGTCCCGGACCGCTTGGTACTGCCTCACCGCATTGTTTACCTTTTCTATCTTTTCCCGCACCGCATTGAGCTGCTCTACCATCTTTAATAATTCCGCGGTCTGCTTTGCGGATTCGACCAGCTGTTTGGCCAAGGATATAAAGTTGGTATTATCGTACACCGGCATCCCCTGGCAGGCAGCGCCTGCAGGCAGAAATAAGATAAAGGCAAGCCCTAATACCAAAGAGCGGCACCTATTCCGGATTGATTGGCTTTTAGTTATTTTCATGTTGCAGTGTTTTCTGATGGACGAATGTTTGGATGGCCAATTCCATATCTTGGGTCTTTTCGTAAAGCTCCATGATGGCCTGATTTTCAGTACCGTCGGTAAGATAGGCTGCATAGGCCTCTGGGGGCACTTCCAGACGGTAGATATTACTTTCGGATCCTATCTTGATAAAGATTTCAGTGTACTTGCGTTCGCCCTTCAAATCGCTCTTGATTGACCGGAGCTGGTTCAGGTCATGGATGCTTAGATTGAGGCGTTTCCCTAGCGCATCATATCCCTTTTCGTTCCGCAGGCTATAGATGACCTGGGTGTTCTCCAAGATGGTGGCCGAGGTATGGTTCTCTGGCAATTGGTTGATGGACTGCAGTACAATGCCAATGGCCCCGTTCTGCTTTCTGATGGCCTGATAGTAAAACTCCACGCTCTCCAGAACATTGGGGAACTTGAGCTGTTTGGCAAATTCATCGAAGAGGATGATACCCCGCTCGCTTCGGTTTTTCCATATGGTCCGTTGGATGGCAGACTTGATGAGTTTGAGCATCACGGACAGGACCTCACGGTTGTCCCTGACCTCGTCCAGCTCGAATATGATCAGTCGCTTGTCCTCCAACCGATGGGATTGGTCCTCCCTGACCTTAAAAAGAAAACTGTAAATACCATCGCCCACATACTCGGAGAGGATGTGCAAAAAATTGGTCAGGTTGAAATAGCCGGGGTCAATACCCAAGGTTTCCAATAACGTATTTTGGTGTTCTTGGATGAAGGCATACAGTCCTTCGAGCGAATGCCCTTCCTTGATTGTTTCATAATAGGAACGAAGGATTTTCTTCAGGGCGACCTGGTGTGCCTTGCCTATAGTATCGTCTGTAGCATATAGTTCTATCAAGAAGTTGGTCAGGTCCTCTAACCACTCTGCGGCGACACCGTCGCCTGGGGTTTTATAGAAGGGGTTGATACCAAGGTTTTTACCGGGTTCGTATTTCAGGATGATGTGTTCTTCCGGATATAATTGAGCAAACTTGGCGTAACTACCCCCTAGGTCGATGATCACTAGGCGTACGTCCTGCTCAAAATACTGCCGTAGGATGTTGTTGGCCAAAAAGGACTTGCCCTCTCCCGTTGGAGCGAATATGGCAAAGTTCCGGGCCTTGATACGATGTTTTCTCTCGTCCCATACATCCTTGACCACTGGTATGTTTTCCAGACGGTCATTGAAAATGATTCCCTTTTTATCCGAACGATAATTCGTGGAATTGATCCATAGGCAGAGTGCATGTTTTAGGTCGGTGACATAAAGGTCGGTATCGCCAAAATTACTGGAAAACAAGGGATAGCTGTTGAGCACATAATGGATACGTGACTTGCCCACCGGACAGTAGGGTTTAATATCCAGTTCCTTGAAACGGGCGGTGAGTTCCGATAACGATTGATCCAAATTCTTTTCACTCTTTGCCCAGCAAAGCACGTTTAATTGGCCCCTGATGATCAATGACGAATCATCTTGGTTGAGCCTGGAAAGGGTATCCGATACCCTATCGAACAGCAGTTTGTTCCGGGAGCCGAAATTGCTGCTCTTGGAGAGTTCCTCCAATCGCTTTTCAAGCAATTTGCGCCATTTGTGCCGATCATCCAAATGGATGAATTGGTTGACGATATGATTCCCGGGAAAGGTAAGACCGAACCCATCGATAAAACCTTGGTGGAACAAGAATCCATCTGCGGTATATTGTTCGTTGGGCCGGCTGGTCTGAACGCTATCACCAAAGCAGCCCTCATTGTTCACGGCCATGGCCCCAAACCGATGCTCGCCGACCTTGACCTTGTCCTTTTCCAATACCATGTCCGTATCGTATCCTTCATTGAATCCATTGAAATAGGTATCCGTATATTGGATCATAGCGGCCTGGTTGAACGCCAACAGTTTGAGTTTTGATGAATTATTGAGATATCCAACGGTATCCCTGACCGTTTTGCCAAACTCTTCCGCTTGGTCCCCAAGGGTCTGCGGTAACTTTTTGGATACTTTGGCAAAGGGATTGATCAGCGCGGAGCTATTGATGGCCCTGTTTTTGGGCCAGATAAAAAAGATCAGGGATTCATGGGAAAGGTGCTCCCTGCCTTTAAAATGGTCCCTTGTGGCCTTAGCCAAAAAGGAAACCTTGGGCAATTGGCTGGCATCAAAGGATGTTTTTCGATAGATATCCTGCTTGTGGACCAAGGTGCCAATGGGGAGGGATTTCAATGCCTGGAACCAATGGCCATGCAACTCCTCGAAATCCGCCTCCGAGAGGGAGTAAATCTCGGACAGTTCCACCCTGTAGGCATAGGCGATGTTCCCGTTGTTGGCCAATATCCTGTTCTGATCGACATCCACAATCGGATAGCTTTCATGAAAGTTCACTTCAGTGTTCATAGGAGGTTATTTTTTTGTTGGTGATACTATGTGGGAACCGTACCCCTATTTGGAGCAGTCTTGGTTCTTGGACCAATTTGAGCAATATGCCATAGAGCACTGTATTGCCAAGGCCCACTGCAATAAGGAGGATTAAATTAAAGGAGAAGATGACCGCTATGAGGGAGCCCACAACGGCCATCATCTGGAGGGCAAAAAAAGCCACGGGCAATCCAAAGATCAAGGCACGGACACGGATGTTTCGATAAACACTATACTGTTTCATATCATCTTGTTGTTCACTAAAAATGTTGCGTGCGCCTTAGACGACAATACCAATGAGATAGGTAAAGATCCCAACGACCGCCCCGGCAATAAGCACAAAGACCAGAACGCGGGTGATTCCTTTTTTGAGGTCGGCGTTCTCCCCAAAAAAATGGCCTGCATTGAAAAGAAAGCCGATTAGGAAGATGACACCTAGGATGATGGGGAAAATGGCCCGAATGGTATCCGAGATGTCCGCAACGGAATCCTCGATTCCCCCGATTTGGGGATAGCTGGCCTGGGAGACTAGGAGTCCAATAACAAGTGCTACTGATTTTTTAAAGTTTTTCATGACCGTTCGTTTTTTGATAGGTCCAATCCAATATGTTGGAAACGAGACCTGTTCATTATGATTGATTGAAATTACCTTGGAACTTGTTTAAGCGCCCAAAAGGATTTACGATGTGGAATTTCCAGTGATATGAAGAAAAGGCTTTAAAAATCACATTTTTTAACACTTGAAGCTGTTAATTATTGAAGTATTGGCACCAAAATCATCGTATCGCTGGAAATTGTTCAACAAAAGTTTTCCAAAATGAAAATGTACCTGTGCACCCTAACAATGTTGGTTTGCTGTTTAAATCTGATGGCTCAAAAGCCAGTCGTAATTATCGACCCGGGTCATGGAGGTCCAGACTCTGGGGCCATTGGCACTAATGGGATTCTGGAAAAGGATGTGATCTTGGCAATCGCCAAGAAGTGCCTACAATTGAATCGAACTCTATTCCAAGATAGTTTGGAAATCTACCTTACCCGTTATACCGACACCTTGGTCTCCTTGGGTACTCGGGCACGGCTGGCCAAGGCGCTTGGAGCGGATGCCTTTGTGTCCCTCCATTGCAA is drawn from Flagellimonas sp. MMG031 and contains these coding sequences:
- a CDS encoding conjugal transfer protein produces the protein MKITKSQSIRNRCRSLVLGLAFILFLPAGAACQGMPVYDNTNFISLAKQLVESAKQTAELLKMVEQLNAVREKIEKVNNAVRQYQAVRDITRNNERLFEMVRDDLREVLNSPYIHGDEIETISNAFNGIMEHSLDQLDFMGQVLSNDFLNMTDAERLAILEAQREESQKILADIKHRKKRYDMVISFRKMQAIIKDRKPNF
- a CDS encoding TraG family conjugative transposon ATPase — encoded protein: MNTEVNFHESYPIVDVDQNRILANNGNIAYAYRVELSEIYSLSEADFEELHGHWFQALKSLPIGTLVHKQDIYRKTSFDASQLPKVSFLAKATRDHFKGREHLSHESLIFFIWPKNRAINSSALINPFAKVSKKLPQTLGDQAEEFGKTVRDTVGYLNNSSKLKLLAFNQAAMIQYTDTYFNGFNEGYDTDMVLEKDKVKVGEHRFGAMAVNNEGCFGDSVQTSRPNEQYTADGFLFHQGFIDGFGLTFPGNHIVNQFIHLDDRHKWRKLLEKRLEELSKSSNFGSRNKLLFDRVSDTLSRLNQDDSSLIIRGQLNVLCWAKSEKNLDQSLSELTARFKELDIKPYCPVGKSRIHYVLNSYPLFSSNFGDTDLYVTDLKHALCLWINSTNYRSDKKGIIFNDRLENIPVVKDVWDERKHRIKARNFAIFAPTGEGKSFLANNILRQYFEQDVRLVIIDLGGSYAKFAQLYPEEHIILKYEPGKNLGINPFYKTPGDGVAAEWLEDLTNFLIELYATDDTIGKAHQVALKKILRSYYETIKEGHSLEGLYAFIQEHQNTLLETLGIDPGYFNLTNFLHILSEYVGDGIYSFLFKVREDQSHRLEDKRLIIFELDEVRDNREVLSVMLKLIKSAIQRTIWKNRSERGIILFDEFAKQLKFPNVLESVEFYYQAIRKQNGAIGIVLQSINQLPENHTSATILENTQVIYSLRNEKGYDALGKRLNLSIHDLNQLRSIKSDLKGERKYTEIFIKIGSESNIYRLEVPPEAYAAYLTDGTENQAIMELYEKTQDMELAIQTFVHQKTLQHENN